TACTTAACTACAATGAACTATATGCACTTATAGTGTGCATGAATTTTAATTAATACACAAATATGTGATGGTTTTTGTCCAAAGATTGTTATAAGTATGCATGCATGACAAGGTAAAGAAAACAGATTAAATTATAAGCTATTTTcctggacacaaaggaggacttttcaaacacaccttatgtagctaatgtctttgtatctaatgtctttgagcaggctgtaggaccaggtgtcctacagaccttcagcacttgtgctgtaaagctttaataaataaaataaaattaacaaaGGTACTATAGGTCCATGATGCACGTATTGCAGCTATTGTAGTTGGCAAAAAGACACATCTCATGCTGAAGCAACGTCAACCTTCTCTCCAATGATAAAAGTACAATTAGTTACATTCTACAGTAATCATTAGCTTATTCAATTAATCCCTTATGAGAGACTGTCTCAGCACCTAGTTCACACAACTTCCAAATATCATTTTCTCAGCATAATTTACAGTGTCTAAGGAATGGattaccaaagtttcagcttattGTGGTGAGTAAGTTGGAATTGTAGTGCTAAACAGTAGGGAGAACaaagaaattgatttgtacagcaactaaacagaaaataaactacacTCGCAGCCATAACCTCTGTTTGCATTAATTTGGATTAAAATAATATTacaaaggtatagttttagtcctgtagtcacttgtgcataaatgtacagtattattaacagttataccatggccatgagGGATTTACCTGATATACATGCCCAAGCCCTATATATGCCTGcgccctcgggcttgggcatgtatatcaggcaaatccctcgtggccatggtataagtaatatataccattCTGGTAtgttcacctaataggtgaaggaagacaaagctgcattcaccacattaatTTATgcagaggtttgcaaacatcgattgtgggcacaaaaaagaaatgattgtgggtttcactggttgtagtgataccattttaaaccaaataaccactttgtggatgaataaagtaaccAAAGGTGTTAAaataataaacacttagacatataagTTGGGAATGTTTGAGGCGTCTTTTCATGCaattgaaatgtactctgtagaaaaacaatccccacatttcaaaaatgattatttagtgatgcttagtaactgaatgCAATGATGACTCACTCAAtctttttgcttcacaacaatgtccctaactaaaccaacatgtttaactcaaacccacaatgcaaaactttaagcatctctatataaataatcaaagggaactgatgctttgtagctgcctcagcatcaaaggcagttgtggtcagggctatatcatgatatcgccctaaCCACAAGAtgatatctagatatcgccctgtggtcacggcaatatgtgatatgtaaccctgtggtttccttcgatctgaggtgtcaaaagtggtatatttattattaaagctttacagttgccagcactgaaggtctgacagcagcatgtgctgcagccttaacaaactggaactggagacttaaGAAGATTATTTGACCTAGCTAacaacaataaggtgaaacagaagggggccaaagaaaggaaaaaaattccTCCTATCCCAGGATTGAACTGCaagccacccaatgtctagtcgagcaccacactcagtctcctccaggagagATGGATTTTCTACCTTTAAATCAAAGTATTTATTAATATTAAAGCTTATGAAGGCAGTTAGTATGAAGGCGGTTAgtatgaaggcggttttattgaagaaattacgacgatcttgtttacgtcTACTGTGCCCACTATAAGTATACTTTCACTGAAATTAAAATGACAAGCAGTCAACATTCATTAATTACTAGTTTTCTGTTACCTTATGAGCTATTAATTAGTAAGGGGGAGCGGTTATTATTACTTCATTAATTCAGTAAACCTTTAAATGAAAAAAATGCTGTCCACCAGCTAACTATAGTTTCAAATGGCTACAATATATGTAGAGGAGTTCAAACCTATGAAAATACCTCCCAGTCAATGAttttgattgctgtgttacagcagCTAACTGCTCTATGATTATCATGATCTTCAACTCAAAAtcttaattacaataataattacccAATGCAGTAGGTATGCATGTAAGCAGTTAACAGGAAACAAGGTTTCAATGAATATTGGCATTAATTCCACAGTAAACTTTGATATGCACTTAAACCCAAAAGCTTGTGAAACAGATTAGACGgtacagcattaaaaaaaaagCTTTGTAGTATGGCAACCTATTAGTGTCACAAaatttgtaataatacaacaaatCAGCCTTCTGGATTACGATATTCTTGGTCATCTCtcgaaggatttcacccagaaatggagttAATTATCCTTATACACTGGCATGGTGACcacaaactactctattacaatgtAGTCATTCTGTGTTAAATATGCCATAATTATTAATTAGGCATTACTTCTACAAAAAATttctgaaaattataagcgtatgtgcttaacaacctgactctACAGTAATTCTACAAATTGTGCCCCTGACACATATAGCCACAACAAACTTCACATATACAACACAGTATCTACCTACCCTTTACATCTCTATGGACATATCCATTTGAATGTAAATATGCAAGAGCTTTGAGTACTTCTTTTAACATAAACTTGACATTATTAAAAGCTTTCTTAAACTTTTCAAGGTCTTTTGAACAATTAACATATAGATGTTTCAAGCAGCCAATTTCCTTAGCTGATAATATTTGACGCAGATCATAGTCCATTTTCGGCATGAAATGGAAGCAGTAGAACTTAGATGAATGACGTTCATGCCTATCTCCCATAAGAACTGCCAGTAAAGGTAGAATATTCTCGTGTTTAAGAGCTGCATGTACATTGACTTCATTAGGACGATATACAGTCTGCAGACACCACAAGAAATGCTAATGATTGTGACATGCAGAACTTAAAAAATACCTTTTTAACAGCATATTGTTTTCTTTCATGAaacattataaatacaaatcCGTTTCCACCTTTTCCTATTTTATTATCAGTAGCTCGTCCACTCGGTGTGGGGTACTTTGTATTTCCATTAAACCTTATATCACACTGAAATAAAAATGGGAAAATGATGTAAATTACATGTAATTCTACATGAATATACATACAGTGCTCTTCATATTATTCGTCTACCTACTTACAGTAAAAATGATGTAGCCAGGATTTCGACAGTTTTCTCGATGATGTAATCTTTCACCAATTCCATCAGGTACTAGCCCATCAATTTCGTCTTTGTTTACTTGCTTATATCCATCTTTCACTTCACTATGTGACAAAACAAAATAGTGAAATTTTCATGTTAAATTGCCACACACAATATACCAACTAGGTAATACTATACAAACCTTTCAGTTTCATCACTTGATTTAAGTACTAGCTTCACTTTATTTGTTCCAGGTATTCGCTCTTTGACCATGTATTTGTCACGGACAGGAAGGGATGCATATAACTTAGTATTAACTGGTTTAACACTATCACCTATTAAGACAATGTAAGTTGCTTTATTATAATATTGTGGTTTGGAAGGTGCAACAAAAGTTGCTTCATTTTTCTCTTTTGTCTTTCCATGTTTATGTGGTACATCAACAACAACAGCATTGTCTCTAGTCCAATTATGATCTTGATATTGAGGTGTTTTCATAGCAGTTGAAGTATCAGTAACTATACCAGTCTTATGCCTAGACTTTATAGTGTTTGAATAGCTGGGATGACAGTCTATACTATTCTGATTGTTCCAAGCCAAATTTACAGTATCTAGCTGTGTATCATCTTTCTTTTGTACTGATTTAGCAGGTTCAGTACCACTATTTCCACCAGGCACACAGTCATTATCTAAAAAATCAGAGTGTAGTTGTAAATGATCTCTCTGTATTGACTTGGCTGCTGCAGTAGTACTGGTAGCAGCACTACCATGCTTATCAGGCTCACACTCTGCATTTATAAAGtcacatttttgcaatgtgTCTGGTTGTTCAGGTTCAAAACAATATTCCAATGCCTGTGCACAGTCTGGAGTGCTATCAATGTGAATGTTAACAACTCTTCCGACATGACGGTGACTACCACCATCCTGAGTAGCTAGTGATGGTTGGAAACTGGTGGTAAGCAATGCCGGTTTAGATTGTTTCTTGTTCCTTGAACTTCTTTGATTATCCTTTGGTACTTTATCACCTCTTGCAGATGCTGATTTCAAACGAACTCCAACAGGCTCTTCACAGATATTAGGCTCTTGAACTGGACATGAAAATATATAGTGACTTCCACGAAACATGTTATCAAGTAAATCAATAAATCGAATGAGCCCTACATTAAGACAAATACACACATTCAAATATGGCGCAGACATTTAACAAAATTTAGTTCTTAAATGATGTAGTGGTTTCCATGTTGTTTCTACATTAATAAAAGCAAGTTGGTATtgagctacttctaaaaaccgtaacaaaatttaatacactGATGGACTGGTACACAACTAACTGTATGCAACAAGGAAATATTATTACCATTACTAATAATTAAACACATTCCTTATTAAGCATAGTTGCATCATTGCATGtgtacaaaataaaagcatgtgtaatatatgtgaccgtctcagcaataACTCAgtaaaaacccgacttgttcgcacaagcatgcggaTTAAGAATAaatgaaatttttttttaaattgtaaaattatgcatgctacaaagaaaaaatacacaagATTTTATTGGGCCATTACTCGcagtaaaattaattaaaactatacaccatgctattcgcctgctcatggataGTTCAAaagtctttgtttcatttctgtatagctccaatggtatgcatgtcacatgcatttatttacaatgcagtaaatgtaaacaagattgttgtcatttcttcaactaagccgccttcatacccatatgcgcaagtgtagtaagtgactacagggctaacactatatcTTGGTTgttaatccatggtgaacattttaagccaaattgcaatgttgtagactaatccaaatgggaGTTATAGCTGCGAATGAAagggcttgtagtttatttaccacagaatgctgaaactttggtaaTCCATTTCTTGCatactgcagataatgctgagaaaaattttaaatattgGAAGTCATGTGAACAAGTcggatttttgctgagacagtcacatacgCTAGATGTGTACATGTACCATTACCGTGCCTTACTGGGTAAGCCTTCAGTCATACAATGAGGTCTTTTTTAGCTTGAAACTTTATTCACTCATATTCAGGTTAGCCTACTTGTAGTGAATTGTGATTTATTTTGTAATGTAAAACTACAACTTGGAAGGATAAGGTACCGTATACCCGGAAATTTTCACAATATGTATATTTCACAGTTATGTCCTTAGTCAGGATTTTCACGTTTTAAATTTCATGGATGCCTCTTAGTCCAGAATTTTCGCATATTAAATTTCACGGATTACTGTTGCTCGATTTGAAAATTTTTGTTCTCAACCACACAGCTACTGCATTGATATTTACTTCAATCATCATACAGATTGCTAAAGCATGTCTGAACAAAGCAACACAGTAGCGGCAATCTCTCTATGAGGCATAGCTACCAGTAGACTATAGTCTTGCAGTAGGCCAGCTTCATTTGCGAGACACACCTACTTTAAAATCGggaatgtgtgatactgtttgtaagcATATGTGTGGAGTCCACATATGCCTACAATACTATCACACACCAGGAgccacactaatttattagTAAGGTGAGTTGAAGTTTGTAGGACATAcaaattttcacatgataaAATTTCATGGTAGCTATACTAACCGTGAAAATTACATACTGCAAAAATAATTTTCCGGATACAGTAAACAATCTTTAAACAGCTGTAATAATAGATATTAGTCCTTGTGACTgcacatttatttatttcttCATCATTATCATATACAGTAAtgaaaaactttggcgaatgcCAGGGACTTCAccttaatttttaaattatctATGATTGCCTCAGGATGCCACGCCCTGTTATTTGCTGGTTCTTGAAAACAATGTTTGGATTTTTGTGAACTCTTTCAGGATGATTTGGTCTTCGCAATGATGAGTGAACCTCATGACAACCGAATTGGAAGCCCATGCTACCTCGCACGATACGTCAATACCCACTCTGCTGCTGACACTTCTGGAATATACTTACAACATATTTCTTGGTGGCACTGTGGATCAATTTCATCGCCTGAGCTGTCAAGCTTGTGAGACTATCTGCTCATGCTAACAAAATAGCGgataaaactttggtgattgtaatgccatttgccaaagttttctgCTGTACGGTAATTGTCAGGGGCACAAACATAATACAGAGACAAGTTTATAAAACTAACTAAGGAGGTAAGCTCAGGAGAATATCATACAGAAAAGACATACAGAGATCAATTTGATAAGTTTCCAATTGTAAAGAGGAAACAATATGTCAATGACTTGGTCCAAGACTTTAAAACAGGATCCCATCAGCTGCCTACAACCCAGCAAGTAGCCCTTCACTGAATAGACTCAATAGCATTAATGTCATTAGTTTTGTGAGTTCCAGCATACTCTCAAACATCAGTCATATGGAGGCCTAGTAAAACTAGATTTGACTAAAGAGAACCCTCAAAGTGAAGAATTCCAAACACTTAGTAGCTTTAGCAGCTGTTAAAAGCTAGTTAG
The nucleotide sequence above comes from Dysidea avara chromosome 3, odDysAvar1.4, whole genome shotgun sequence. Encoded proteins:
- the LOC136249080 gene encoding serine/threonine-protein kinase pakF-like isoform X4 encodes the protein MEIPEVTQNQQRNRLKSGLIRFIDLLDNMFRGSHYIFSCPVQEPNICEEPVGVRLKSASARGDKVPKDNQRSSRNKKQSKPALLTTSFQPSLATQDGGSHRHVGRVVNIHIDSTPDCAQALEYCFEPEQPDTLQKCDFINAECEPDKHGSAATSTTAAAKSIQRDHLQLHSDFLDNDCVPGGNSGTEPAKSVQKKDDTQLDTVNLAWNNQNSIDCHPSYSNTIKSRHKTGIVTDTSTAMKTPQYQDHNWTRDNAVVVDVPHKHGKTKEKNEATFVAPSKPQYYNKATYIVLIGDSVKPVNTKLYASLPVRDKYMVKERIPGTNKVKLVLKSSDETESEVKDGYKQVNKDEIDGLVPDGIGERLHHRENCRNPGYIIFTCDIRFNGNTKYPTPSGRATDNKIGKGGNGFVFIMFHERKQYAVKKTVYRPNEVNVHAALKHENILPLLAVLMGDRHERHSSKFYCFHFMPKMDYDLRQILSAKEIGCLKHLYVNCSKDLEKFKKAFNNVKFMLKEVLKALAYLHSNGYVHRDVKASNIMIKMRCKCNPLYCNCSSKFQVKLGDFDSAGTVPGLGIKEPTDQMIKFASILPLGTPGYQAPEVSMHITISGPYESLYTFAVDMWSFGCLCLNICIGKTASLKQREASLLLSKTHPCGKELWE
- the LOC136249080 gene encoding uncharacterized protein isoform X2, with product MFRGSHYIFSCPVQEPNICEEPVGVRLKSASARGDKVPKDNQRSSRNKKQSKPALLTTSFQPSLATQDGGSHRHVGRVVNIHIDSTPDCAQALEYCFEPEQPDTLQKCDFINAECEPDKHGSAATSTTAAAKSIQRDHLQLHSDFLDNDCVPGGNSGTEPAKSVQKKDDTQLDTVNLAWNNQNSIDCHPSYSNTIKSRHKTGIVTDTSTAMKTPQYQDHNWTRDNAVVVDVPHKHGKTKEKNEATFVAPSKPQYYNKATYIVLIGDSVKPVNTKLYASLPVRDKYMVKERIPGTNKVKLVLKSSDETESEVKDGYKQVNKDEIDGLVPDGIGERLHHRENCRNPGYIIFTCDIRFNGNTKYPTPSGRATDNKIGKGGNGFVFIMFHERKQYAVKKTVYRPNEVNVHAALKHENILPLLAVLMGDRHERHSSKFYCFHFMPKMDYDLRQILSAKEIGCLKHLYVNCSKDLEKFKKAFNNVKFMLKEVLKALAYLHSNGYVHRDVKASNIMIKMRCKCNPLYCNCSSKFQVKLGDFDSAGTVPGLGIKEPTDQMIKFASILPLGTPGYRAPEVSMHITLSGPYETLYTFAVDMWSFGCLCLNICIGKTAALRQREEAALLLSQSHQCSKELWEKTTKIHELEQTKPFSEDSQLLNLIRLCLQVDSKKRPSALNAQIYLQMKS
- the LOC136249080 gene encoding uncharacterized protein isoform X1, with the protein product MEIPEVTQNQQRNRLKSGLIRFIDLLDNMFRGSHYIFSCPVQEPNICEEPVGVRLKSASARGDKVPKDNQRSSRNKKQSKPALLTTSFQPSLATQDGGSHRHVGRVVNIHIDSTPDCAQALEYCFEPEQPDTLQKCDFINAECEPDKHGSAATSTTAAAKSIQRDHLQLHSDFLDNDCVPGGNSGTEPAKSVQKKDDTQLDTVNLAWNNQNSIDCHPSYSNTIKSRHKTGIVTDTSTAMKTPQYQDHNWTRDNAVVVDVPHKHGKTKEKNEATFVAPSKPQYYNKATYIVLIGDSVKPVNTKLYASLPVRDKYMVKERIPGTNKVKLVLKSSDETESEVKDGYKQVNKDEIDGLVPDGIGERLHHRENCRNPGYIIFTCDIRFNGNTKYPTPSGRATDNKIGKGGNGFVFIMFHERKQYAVKKTVYRPNEVNVHAALKHENILPLLAVLMGDRHERHSSKFYCFHFMPKMDYDLRQILSAKEIGCLKHLYVNCSKDLEKFKKAFNNVKFMLKEVLKALAYLHSNGYVHRDVKASNIMIKMRCKCNPLYCNCSSKFQVKLGDFDSAGTVPGLGIKEPTDQMIKFASILPLGTPGYRAPEVSMHITLSGPYETLYTFAVDMWSFGCLCLNICIGKTAALRQREEAALLLSQSHQCSKELWEKTTKIHELEQTKPFSEDSQLLNLIRLCLQVDSKKRPSALNAQIYLQMKS
- the LOC136249080 gene encoding serine/threonine-protein kinase pakF-like isoform X3 codes for the protein MEIPEVTQNQQRNRLKSGLIRFIDLLDNMFRGSHYIFSCPVQEPNICEEPVGVRLKSASARGDKVPKDNQRSSRNKKQSKPALLTTSFQPSLATQDGGSHRHVGRVVNIHIDSTPDCAQALEYCFEPEQPDTLQKCDFINAECEPDKHGSAATSTTAAAKSIQRDHLQLHSDFLDNDCVPGGNSGTEPAKSVQKKDDTQLDTVNLAWNNQNSIDCHPSYSNTIKSRHKTGIVTDTSTAMKTPQYQDHNWTRDNAVVVDVPHKHGKTKEKNEATFVAPSKPQYYNKATYIVLIGDSVKPVNTKLYASLPVRDKYMVKERIPGTNKVKLVLKSSDETESEVKDGYKQVNKDEIDGLVPDGIGERLHHRENCRNPGYIIFTCDIRFNGNTKYPTPSGRATDNKIGKGGNGFVFIMFHERKQYAVKKTVYRPNEVNVHAALKHENILPLLAVLMGDRHERHSSKFYCFHFMPKMDYDLRQILSAKEIGCLKHLYVNCSKDLEKFKKAFNNVKFMLKEVLKALAYLHSNGYVHRDVKASNIMIKMRCKCNPLYCNCSSKFQVKLGDFDSAGTVPGLGIKEPTDQMIKFASILPLGTPGYRAPEVSMHITLSGPYETLYTFAVDMWSFGCLCLNICIGKTAALRQREEASLLLSKIQLCFKELWQKNNKDK